One genomic region from Cataglyphis hispanica isolate Lineage 1 chromosome 11, ULB_Chis1_1.0, whole genome shotgun sequence encodes:
- the LOC126853125 gene encoding repressor of RNA polymerase III transcription MAF1 homolog — translation MKLLENTRFEALNSALSIETGDSKIIARIESYSCKMAGNDKQMYKRFNAEEGVTPHDLQALSPPQTFLGTSPAQGYLSRSISGDEEGATALCDTINRKTLFYLTTTLNSTFNQDYDFSDAKSEEFSKEPNLQCVKNAVQSHLNATANDHYRDLHDALWAAIDEEISLKECDIYSYNPDFASDPFGEDGCLWSFNYLFHNKKLKRIVVFTCRAINPLYIPDSGVGSDFAMDEDDEDCYY, via the exons ATGAAGTTGCTGGAGAATACACGTTTTGAAGCTTTAAACAGTGCCTTGTCCATCGAGACTGGAGATAGCAAGATAATTGCAAG GATCGAGAGTTACTCTTGCAAAATGGCAGGCAATGATAAACAGATGTACAAACGATTCAATGCAGAAGAGGGAGTTACGCCGCACGATTTGCAAGCTTTATCACCACCGCAGACGTTTTTGGGAACCTCTCCAGCTCAGGGATACTTGAG tcGTAGTATCTCTGGCGACGAAGAGGGAGCGACTGCGCTGTGTGACACTATCAATAGAAAAACGTTGTTTTACTTAACTACTACATTAAATTCAACTTTTAATCAGGACTACGATTTCTCGGATGCCAAGAGCGAAGAGTTTAGCAAAGAACCGAATTTACAATGTGTAAAGAACGCGGTACAAAGCCATCTCAATGCTACTGCAAATGATCATTATCGCGATTTGCATGATGCTCTGTGGGCGGCCATCGACGAAGAGATATCATTGAAGGAATGTGATATCTACAG TTATAATCCGGATTTTGCGTCAGATCCATTTGGGGAAGATGGATGCCTGTGGTCCTTTAATTACTTATTCCACAACAAAAAGCTAAAGCGTATTGTAGTTTTCACCTGCAGAGCGATAAA CCCTCTCTACATACCAGATTCCGGAGTTGGTAGTGACTTCGCTATGGACGAAGATGATGAggattgttattattaa